In a genomic window of Saccharothrix sp. HUAS TT1:
- a CDS encoding glycoside hydrolase family 6 protein, with product MPLKSSPGPTRGRRLRRGLAAAAALVLAATTAVGAGPASADVSAAARVDNPYAGASVYVNPDWSAKARADGGSAIANQPTFVWMDRIAAITGTTGARGLRAHLDNALSQAAGRTMVVQFVIYNLPGRDCAALASNGELGPDDLPRYKTEYIDPIAAIMGESKYANLRIVTIIEIDSLPNLVTNVGSRPTATPMCDRMLQNGNYVNGVGYALAKLGAIGNVYNYIDAAHHGWIGWDDNFSTSAQLFAQAARASGSTVDNVTGFISNTANYGVLKEDHFTINDSVNGTSVRQSKWIDWNRYVDELSFAQAFRTQLISAGFPSNIGMLIDTSRNGWGGSQRPTAKGPTTSVDAYVNGGKYDRRLHLGNWCNQSGAGIGERPKASPASGIDAYVWAKPPGESDGASREIPNNEGKGFDRMCDPTYGGNARNGNNMSGALANAPLSGHWFSAQFRQLVANAHPRL from the coding sequence ATGCCACTGAAGTCATCACCAGGCCCGACCAGGGGGCGGCGGCTGCGTCGCGGATTGGCGGCGGCGGCGGCGCTCGTGCTCGCCGCCACCACGGCGGTGGGCGCGGGCCCGGCGTCCGCCGACGTCAGCGCCGCCGCGCGGGTCGACAACCCGTACGCCGGCGCGTCGGTCTACGTGAACCCCGACTGGTCCGCGAAGGCGCGCGCCGACGGCGGGTCCGCCATCGCCAACCAGCCGACGTTCGTCTGGATGGACCGGATCGCCGCGATCACCGGCACGACCGGCGCCCGCGGCCTGCGCGCGCACCTCGACAACGCCCTCAGCCAGGCGGCCGGGCGCACGATGGTCGTCCAGTTCGTCATCTACAACCTGCCCGGCCGCGACTGCGCGGCGCTCGCGTCCAACGGCGAGCTCGGCCCGGACGACCTGCCCCGCTACAAGACCGAGTACATCGACCCGATCGCCGCGATCATGGGTGAGTCGAAGTACGCGAACCTGCGCATCGTGACGATCATCGAGATCGACTCGCTGCCCAACCTCGTGACCAACGTCGGCAGCCGGCCGACCGCGACGCCCATGTGCGACCGGATGCTGCAGAACGGCAACTACGTCAACGGCGTCGGGTACGCGCTGGCCAAGCTCGGCGCGATCGGCAACGTCTACAACTACATCGACGCCGCCCACCACGGCTGGATCGGGTGGGACGACAACTTCAGCACTTCCGCGCAGCTGTTCGCGCAGGCTGCCCGCGCGTCGGGCAGCACGGTCGACAACGTCACCGGGTTCATCTCCAACACGGCGAACTACGGCGTGCTGAAGGAGGACCACTTCACCATCAACGACTCGGTGAACGGCACCTCGGTGCGCCAGTCGAAGTGGATCGACTGGAACCGGTACGTCGACGAGCTGTCGTTCGCCCAGGCGTTCCGCACGCAGCTGATCAGCGCGGGCTTCCCGTCGAACATCGGCATGCTGATCGACACCTCGCGCAACGGCTGGGGCGGCTCCCAGCGCCCGACCGCCAAGGGCCCGACGACCAGCGTCGACGCCTACGTCAACGGCGGCAAGTACGACCGCCGCCTCCACCTCGGCAACTGGTGCAACCAGTCCGGGGCGGGCATCGGCGAGCGGCCGAAGGCCAGCCCGGCCTCGGGCATCGACGCCTACGTGTGGGCCAAGCCGCCGGGCGAGTCCGACGGCGCGAGCCGGGAGATCCCGAACAACGAGGGCAAGGGCTTCGACCGGATGTGCGACCCGACGTACGGCGGCAACGCCCGCAACGGCAACAACATGTCGGGTGCGCTCGCCAACGCGCCGCTGTCCGGCCACTGGTTCTCCGCCCAGTTCCGCCAGCTGGTGGCCAACGCCCACCCGAGGCTCTGA
- a CDS encoding bacteriophage spanin2 family protein, giving the protein MRPTTRLAAAVATIAAVTALSACGTLQEASDTAAAVADTANTVQLCADALSQVSFTFDPASPERAVDQAHGAADSLADLAASAADTTINEAITGLATTLREVTVDDLVLRPAAWLEDKANRVANLTAACAP; this is encoded by the coding sequence ATGCGCCCCACGACCCGTCTCGCCGCCGCCGTCGCCACGATCGCCGCCGTCACCGCGCTGAGCGCGTGCGGGACGCTCCAGGAAGCGTCCGACACGGCCGCCGCCGTCGCCGACACCGCCAACACCGTGCAGCTGTGCGCGGACGCCCTGTCCCAGGTGTCGTTCACGTTCGACCCCGCCAGCCCCGAGCGGGCGGTCGACCAGGCGCACGGCGCCGCGGACTCCCTCGCCGACCTCGCCGCGTCCGCCGCGGACACCACGATCAACGAGGCGATCACCGGGTTGGCCACGACGTTGCGCGAGGTGACCGTGGACGACCTCGTCCTGCGCCCCGCCGCGTGGCTGGAGGACAAGGCGAACCGGGTCGCGAACCTGACCGCCGCCTGCGCCCCCTGA
- a CDS encoding protein kinase, protein MSPSVSDNLLADRYQLIEPIGIGGMAEVHRAWDRVLRRHVAVKVFQPGFDPAAAQRFDNEVRVLAGLSHPGLVSVYDADTGAATPFVVLRLIDGRTLRDLMDLGPLPLDRVRALGARLADALAYVHAHDLVHRDVKPSNILLDQDDDPFLADFGLAHLTGATRLTRTNQLVGTAAYLAPEQVLGQEIGHPADVYALGLVLVECLTGRREYQGGDVEAAVARLHRTPTIPEELPADVRGLLARMTSSAPEDRPTAHDCAQVLGGVPALPLAVEAEPGGDRATEELPRGARASWKALVASAGALVGAFALTLAATSGETPAGTAPPTSSTQQEAAPEQAGSSDPSQQPGNPQYIGTPRGSGATATATAPDASTSAVAPAADRAVVDTPEPVTASEEAPTTTVEPAPTTTAVPPTSNPPTTTAGTTEPSAEPEDPPSQPTEGTGEDVGEGED, encoded by the coding sequence GTGTCACCCTCGGTAAGCGACAACCTGCTCGCCGACCGCTACCAGCTCATCGAGCCGATCGGGATCGGCGGCATGGCGGAGGTCCACCGCGCCTGGGACCGGGTGCTGCGACGGCACGTCGCGGTGAAGGTGTTCCAACCGGGCTTCGACCCCGCCGCCGCGCAGCGGTTCGACAACGAGGTGCGCGTGCTGGCCGGGCTCTCCCACCCCGGCCTGGTGTCGGTCTACGACGCCGACACGGGCGCGGCCACGCCGTTCGTCGTGCTGCGGCTGATCGACGGCCGCACCCTGCGGGACCTGATGGACCTGGGCCCGCTGCCGCTGGACCGGGTTCGCGCGCTCGGCGCGCGGCTCGCCGACGCGCTGGCCTACGTGCACGCGCACGACCTCGTGCACCGCGACGTGAAGCCGTCGAACATCCTGCTCGACCAGGACGACGACCCCTTCCTGGCCGACTTCGGCCTGGCCCACCTGACCGGGGCCACCCGGCTGACCCGGACCAACCAGCTCGTCGGCACCGCCGCCTACCTCGCGCCGGAGCAGGTGCTCGGCCAGGAGATCGGCCACCCCGCCGACGTCTACGCCCTGGGCCTGGTGCTGGTGGAGTGCCTGACCGGTCGGCGCGAGTACCAGGGCGGCGACGTGGAGGCGGCGGTCGCCCGGCTGCACCGCACGCCCACCATCCCCGAGGAGCTGCCCGCCGACGTCCGGGGGCTGCTGGCGCGGATGACGTCCTCGGCGCCGGAGGACCGGCCCACCGCGCACGACTGCGCGCAGGTCCTCGGCGGTGTGCCGGCGCTCCCCCTCGCGGTCGAGGCGGAGCCGGGCGGCGACCGGGCGACCGAGGAACTGCCGCGCGGCGCGCGAGCGTCGTGGAAGGCGCTCGTCGCCTCGGCGGGCGCGCTGGTCGGCGCGTTCGCGCTCACGCTGGCCGCCACGTCCGGCGAAACCCCGGCGGGCACCGCGCCGCCCACCTCCAGCACGCAGCAGGAGGCAGCCCCCGAACAGGCGGGCTCGTCGGACCCGAGCCAGCAACCGGGCAACCCGCAGTACATCGGGACGCCGCGCGGTTCGGGCGCGACCGCGACCGCCACCGCGCCGGACGCCTCCACCTCGGCCGTCGCCCCGGCGGCCGACCGGGCGGTGGTCGACACGCCCGAACCCGTGACCGCCTCGGAAGAGGCTCCCACCACCACGGTCGAACCCGCTCCCACCACCACCGCCGTGCCGCCGACGTCGAACCCGCCGACCACCACCGCCGGGACGACCGAGCCGAGCGCCGAGCCCGAGGACCCGCCGTCGCAGCCCACCGAGGGCACGGGCGAGGACGTGGGCGAGGGCGAGGACTGA
- the ppk2 gene encoding polyphosphate kinase 2, protein MNNALDISERFPGLRLDDLVVDYEDGDDPVLRHADGTPIDTWRENYPYPERLSRDEYELSKRLLQIELLKLQYWIKDTGGRLVIVFEGRDAAGKGGTIKRFTEHLNPRGARVVALGKPTEREQGEWYFQRYVDHLPTAGEVVLFDRSWYNRAGVERVMGYCTEEQYQRFTRQAPTFEKMLVDDGITLVKLWFSVSRAEQRTRFLIRQVDPVRQWKLSSNDVKSLDLWDAYTEAKVAMFRATDTEAAPWTVVKSNDKKRARIEAMRSVLARIDYADKDPEVVGEPDPRVIGPAATLLEEGEDEASLSPTPIAPFDEPDHGPGVHP, encoded by the coding sequence GTGAACAACGCCCTGGACATCTCCGAACGGTTCCCCGGCCTGAGGTTGGACGACCTCGTGGTGGACTACGAGGACGGGGACGACCCCGTGCTGCGGCACGCGGACGGCACGCCGATCGACACCTGGCGGGAGAACTACCCGTACCCGGAGCGGTTGAGCCGCGACGAGTACGAGCTGTCCAAGCGGCTGCTGCAGATCGAGCTGCTGAAGCTGCAGTACTGGATCAAGGACACCGGCGGCCGGCTGGTCATCGTCTTCGAGGGGCGTGACGCGGCGGGCAAGGGCGGAACGATCAAGCGGTTCACCGAGCACCTGAACCCCCGCGGCGCGCGGGTGGTGGCGCTGGGCAAGCCGACCGAGCGGGAGCAGGGCGAGTGGTACTTCCAGCGCTACGTCGACCACCTGCCGACCGCCGGTGAGGTCGTGCTGTTCGACCGCTCCTGGTACAACCGCGCCGGCGTCGAGCGGGTGATGGGCTACTGCACCGAGGAGCAGTACCAGCGGTTCACGCGGCAGGCGCCGACGTTCGAGAAGATGCTGGTGGACGACGGCATCACGCTGGTGAAGCTGTGGTTCTCGGTGTCGCGCGCGGAGCAGCGGACGCGGTTCCTGATCCGGCAGGTCGACCCCGTGCGGCAGTGGAAGCTCAGCTCCAACGACGTCAAGTCGCTGGACCTGTGGGACGCCTACACCGAGGCGAAGGTGGCCATGTTCCGCGCCACCGACACCGAGGCCGCGCCGTGGACCGTGGTGAAGAGCAACGACAAGAAGCGGGCCCGGATCGAGGCCATGCGGAGCGTGCTGGCGCGGATCGACTACGCCGACAAGGACCCCGAGGTGGTCGGCGAGCCGGACCCGCGGGTGATCGGACCGGCGGCCACGCTGCTGGAGGAGGGCGAGGACGAGGCGTCGCTCAGCCCGACCCCCATCGCGCCGTTCGACGAGCCCGACCACGGTCCCGGCGTGCACCCCTGA
- a CDS encoding serine protease, with protein sequence MPTTANAAPQLVEQTQKVGEDEVVSTVLGGRNPSTTVERPGSWYLKAHFTGLRLVGGDVLTVSDPAGAETYRYTADVTASGTATVDATGFWAMSVTGDRAVLALRGRDGGPAHPASRVRLDRITRGYTDAELAAAAELAPKSICGANDYRDAVCYQSSNPAEFGRTPAVAKLLRNGGSLCTAWRVGPNNRMLTNNHCFTSGSGIEVWFNYQCPTCGGTSSAAVTKVLVSSVLRTSAPLDYTLFSVTNFASLASFGYLELDARVPAVGEEMYVIGHPAGKLKKLSLRDDQNGGGYCAVSAVRVNGSSSQSDIAYRCDTEGGSSGSPVLSRRTNKVIGLHHYGGCPNQGVRIDLVAAQIGSLL encoded by the coding sequence GTGCCCACTACCGCGAATGCCGCACCACAGCTGGTCGAACAGACGCAGAAGGTCGGTGAGGACGAGGTCGTGTCGACCGTCCTCGGCGGCCGGAACCCGTCCACCACCGTCGAGCGCCCCGGCTCGTGGTACCTGAAGGCGCACTTCACCGGCCTGCGCCTGGTCGGCGGCGACGTGCTCACGGTCTCCGACCCGGCCGGCGCGGAGACCTACCGCTACACCGCCGACGTCACCGCGTCCGGCACGGCGACCGTCGACGCGACCGGCTTCTGGGCCATGTCCGTCACCGGCGACCGGGCCGTGCTCGCCCTGCGGGGCCGGGACGGCGGACCGGCGCACCCGGCCAGCCGGGTGCGGCTCGACCGGATCACCCGCGGCTACACCGACGCCGAGCTGGCCGCGGCGGCGGAGCTGGCGCCCAAGAGCATCTGCGGCGCCAACGACTACCGCGACGCCGTCTGCTACCAGAGCAGCAACCCGGCCGAGTTCGGCCGGACGCCCGCGGTGGCCAAGCTGCTGCGCAACGGCGGCTCGCTGTGCACGGCCTGGCGGGTCGGCCCGAACAACCGGATGCTGACCAACAACCACTGCTTCACCAGCGGTTCCGGCATCGAGGTGTGGTTCAACTACCAGTGCCCGACCTGTGGTGGCACCAGCAGCGCCGCGGTCACCAAGGTCCTGGTGTCGTCGGTGCTGCGCACCAGCGCGCCGTTGGACTACACCCTGTTCAGCGTCACCAACTTCGCCTCGCTCGCGTCGTTCGGCTACCTGGAGCTGGACGCGCGGGTGCCCGCCGTCGGCGAGGAGATGTACGTCATCGGCCACCCGGCGGGCAAGCTCAAGAAGCTCTCCCTGCGCGACGACCAGAACGGCGGCGGCTACTGCGCCGTCTCCGCCGTCCGGGTCAACGGCAGCTCGTCGCAGTCCGACATCGCCTACCGGTGCGACACCGAGGGCGGCTCGTCCGGCTCGCCGGTGCTGTCCCGGCGCACCAACAAGGTGATCGGGCTGCACCACTACGGCGGCTGCCCGAACCAGGGCGTGCGGATCGACCTGGTCGCGGCGCAGATCGGGTCGCTGCTGTAA
- a CDS encoding DUF2795 domain-containing protein, translated as MSDTTTVGRLRTVLGDVGYPADKGQLVDHASRNNADEDTVHALHSIPDRLYSSFDEVVESAAIDQQREA; from the coding sequence ATGAGCGACACGACGACCGTGGGCAGGTTGCGCACCGTGCTGGGTGACGTCGGCTATCCGGCGGACAAGGGGCAGTTGGTCGACCACGCGTCGCGCAACAACGCGGACGAGGACACCGTGCACGCGTTGCACTCGATCCCCGACCGCCTCTACTCGTCGTTCGACGAGGTGGTTGAGTCGGCCGCGATCGACCAGCAGCGCGAAGCCTGA
- a CDS encoding phosphatase PAP2 family protein encodes MQLRVGGETGSGNGLYDGVVEFAGGTPEWLRVSFALFTDAGLVVLAVLLAVAWWRARGRGDLVTTVVALLAPVVTVLAYGVSEALKAVVEEERPCRGLPVGFTVAVCPEVGDWSFPSNHSAIAGAAAVGLALAWRELRGLAVVLAVLMAFSRVFVGAHYPHDVLAGLLLGAVVAWVAIRLLTDRATALAVGVGDHRLLGWVVRATPPRVGSRR; translated from the coding sequence ATGCAGTTACGGGTGGGTGGAGAGACCGGGTCCGGGAACGGTCTGTACGACGGGGTGGTGGAGTTCGCGGGCGGGACGCCCGAGTGGTTGCGGGTGTCGTTCGCCCTGTTCACCGATGCGGGGCTGGTGGTACTCGCGGTGCTGCTGGCGGTGGCGTGGTGGCGGGCGCGCGGGCGGGGCGACCTGGTCACCACGGTGGTGGCGCTGCTGGCGCCGGTGGTGACCGTGCTCGCCTACGGGGTGAGCGAGGCGCTGAAGGCGGTGGTGGAGGAGGAGCGGCCGTGCCGCGGCCTGCCGGTCGGCTTCACCGTGGCGGTGTGCCCCGAGGTGGGCGACTGGTCGTTCCCCAGCAACCACTCCGCGATCGCGGGCGCGGCGGCCGTCGGGCTGGCGCTCGCGTGGCGTGAGCTGCGGGGGTTGGCCGTGGTGCTGGCGGTGCTGATGGCGTTCTCCAGGGTGTTCGTCGGGGCGCACTACCCGCACGACGTGCTGGCGGGCCTGCTGCTCGGCGCGGTCGTGGCGTGGGTGGCGATCCGGCTGCTCACCGACCGCGCCACCGCGCTGGCGGTGGGGGTGGGCGACCACCGGCTGCTCGGCTGGGTGGTGCGGGCCACGCCGCCGCGCGTCGGGAGCCGCCGGTGA
- a CDS encoding SGNH/GDSL hydrolase family protein, translating to MTEQLRFRVLGDSLAVGVGCARAEQALGPLLAAELRAAGHRVDLGVHAVSGARSTGLADQVRAAVPTGVDLALIVIGANDLTSFTPPAVGAGLLHDAVAGLRRAGGQVVVATAPDLGVVSHVPPAYRAFVSQASGLYARAQADAVVRAGGVVAAVGAELFDRFAADPALFSADRFHPSPAGYALIADALTPHVVAAAARSAA from the coding sequence ATGACTGAACAACTGCGCTTCCGCGTCCTGGGTGATTCGCTCGCGGTCGGTGTGGGGTGCGCGCGGGCCGAACAGGCGTTGGGCCCGCTGCTGGCCGCCGAACTGCGGGCAGCGGGGCACCGGGTGGACCTCGGGGTGCACGCGGTGTCCGGCGCGCGCTCCACCGGTCTCGCCGACCAGGTGCGCGCCGCCGTGCCGACGGGCGTCGACCTCGCGCTGATCGTGATCGGGGCGAACGACCTGACCTCGTTCACCCCGCCGGCGGTGGGCGCGGGGCTGCTGCACGACGCGGTGGCCGGCCTGCGCCGCGCGGGCGGCCAGGTGGTGGTGGCCACCGCGCCGGACCTCGGCGTCGTCTCGCACGTGCCGCCCGCGTACCGGGCGTTCGTGTCGCAGGCCAGCGGCCTCTACGCCAGGGCGCAGGCCGACGCCGTGGTGCGGGCGGGCGGGGTCGTCGCGGCCGTCGGCGCCGAGCTGTTCGACCGGTTCGCCGCCGACCCGGCCCTGTTCTCGGCGGACCGCTTCCACCCGTCGCCCGCGGGCTACGCGCTGATCGCCGACGCGCTCACGCCGCACGTGGTCGCGGCGGCGGCCCGTTCGGCGGCCTGA
- a CDS encoding Gfo/Idh/MocA family protein: MDRAELRVGLIGYGFMGVAHSHAWQVANQTFDLPVRVRMLALCGRDEANVAAAAQRLGWEEHLTDWRELIARDDIDVVDVCTPGDSHAEIVTAALAAGKHVLCEKPLSNTVAEAVEMAGAAATARESGVRSFCGYNYRRLPAVEQMRRLVADGRLGTVRHVRAVYLQDFFADAEFPLVWRLERDRAGSGAIGNIGSHIIDLTQYVTGQQVTGVSALTETFVEQRPLLGGGDDGDAAEPGYGQVTVDDAALFTARLDGGAVASYEATWFASGHRNTLRVEVNGSLGSVAFDLDRLNELEFYDATTPRTEGGFRRIMVTEPNHPHMTGQWPPGCAVGFEHPFVQEVRDFIVAVVAGEDPTPSFDDALQVQLVVDAVERSARADSAWVKVGPASPPA; the protein is encoded by the coding sequence ATGGACAGAGCAGAGCTGCGAGTCGGACTCATCGGTTACGGCTTCATGGGCGTCGCGCACTCCCACGCGTGGCAGGTGGCCAACCAGACCTTCGACCTCCCGGTGCGGGTGCGCATGCTAGCGCTCTGCGGCCGGGACGAGGCGAACGTGGCCGCCGCCGCGCAGCGCCTCGGCTGGGAGGAGCACCTGACCGACTGGCGTGAGCTCATCGCGCGCGATGACATCGATGTCGTGGACGTGTGCACCCCCGGCGACAGCCACGCGGAGATCGTCACGGCCGCGCTGGCCGCCGGCAAGCACGTCCTGTGCGAGAAACCGCTGTCGAACACCGTGGCGGAGGCCGTGGAGATGGCGGGCGCCGCCGCCACCGCCAGGGAGTCCGGCGTCCGGTCGTTCTGCGGCTACAACTACCGCAGGCTGCCCGCCGTCGAGCAGATGCGCCGCCTGGTGGCGGACGGCAGGCTCGGCACGGTCCGGCACGTGCGCGCGGTGTACCTCCAGGACTTCTTCGCCGACGCCGAGTTCCCGCTGGTGTGGCGGCTGGAGCGGGACCGGGCCGGTTCCGGCGCGATCGGCAACATCGGCTCGCACATCATCGACCTGACCCAGTACGTGACCGGGCAGCAGGTCACCGGCGTGAGCGCGCTGACCGAGACCTTCGTCGAGCAGCGACCCCTGCTCGGCGGCGGTGACGACGGCGACGCGGCCGAGCCCGGGTACGGGCAGGTCACGGTGGACGACGCGGCCCTCTTCACCGCCCGGCTCGACGGTGGCGCGGTGGCGAGCTACGAGGCGACCTGGTTCGCCTCCGGTCACCGCAACACCCTGCGCGTCGAGGTCAACGGCTCGCTGGGCTCGGTCGCGTTCGACCTCGACCGCCTCAACGAGCTGGAGTTCTACGACGCCACCACGCCGCGCACCGAAGGGGGCTTCCGGCGGATCATGGTGACCGAGCCGAACCACCCGCACATGACCGGCCAGTGGCCGCCCGGCTGCGCCGTCGGCTTCGAGCACCCCTTCGTCCAGGAGGTCCGCGACTTCATCGTCGCGGTGGTCGCCGGCGAGGACCCGACCCCGTCCTTCGACGACGCGCTCCAGGTGCAGCTGGTGGTCGACGCCGTCGAGCGGTCGGCCCGCGCCGACTCCGCCTGGGTGAAGGTGGGACCCGCGTCACCTCCGGCATGA
- a CDS encoding DUF899 domain-containing protein: MSDPEIATREEWLAARLELLAKEKELTRQRDEVNAARRRLPMVEITKEYAFEGPRGGARLLDLFDGRSQLLVHHVMFGPDDDAACARCSFWVDGVGDLTHLHARDTTLVAVSRAPLEKLEGYRRRMGWEVPWYSSHGSDFNYDFHVSFDASIAPVEWNYKGYDELVRENPGWEGWRGEEQGVSAFLRQGDRVFHTYSCYGRGDDQLNTTYNWLDLTARGRQEGWERPPGRGSGEIMSWLRRHDEYDPDVIAGAGDRR; this comes from the coding sequence ATGTCCGACCCCGAGATCGCGACCCGCGAGGAATGGCTCGCCGCCCGCCTGGAACTCCTGGCCAAGGAGAAGGAGCTGACCAGGCAGCGGGACGAGGTCAACGCCGCCCGCCGCCGGTTGCCGATGGTGGAGATCACCAAGGAGTACGCCTTCGAGGGGCCGCGCGGCGGGGCGCGGCTGCTCGACCTCTTCGACGGCCGGAGCCAGCTGCTGGTCCACCACGTGATGTTCGGCCCCGACGACGACGCGGCGTGCGCGCGCTGCTCGTTCTGGGTCGACGGGGTCGGCGACCTCACCCACCTGCACGCCCGCGACACCACGCTGGTGGCCGTTTCCCGCGCGCCGCTGGAGAAGCTGGAGGGCTACCGGCGGCGGATGGGCTGGGAGGTGCCCTGGTACTCGTCGCACGGCAGCGACTTCAACTACGACTTCCACGTCAGCTTCGACGCGTCCATCGCACCGGTGGAGTGGAACTACAAGGGCTACGACGAACTGGTCCGGGAGAACCCGGGGTGGGAGGGCTGGCGCGGCGAGGAGCAGGGCGTCAGCGCGTTCCTGCGCCAGGGCGACCGCGTGTTCCACACCTACTCCTGCTACGGGCGCGGTGACGACCAGCTCAACACCACCTACAACTGGCTCGACCTCACCGCCCGCGGCAGGCAGGAGGGGTGGGAACGACCACCCGGCCGCGGCTCGGGCGAGATCATGAGCTGGTTGCGCCGCCACGACGAGTACGACCCGGACGTCATCGCGGGCGCCGGCGACCGGAGGTGA
- a CDS encoding acyl-CoA dehydrogenase family protein, which yields MNSSAAPSREELVGRATELAPLLAKDALWQEENRVLHDNTIEALTESGLLKLTLPARYGGYECDTTTLVDVLSEIALGDGAASWVATVWNISTWLTGLFPDHVQDQVLGSGDVRICGTFAPHGVGVPTEGGIVLDGRWSFNTGARQSDWNAHAAVRVADGQQPEPVLVLVPMSELEVVDDWHSSGLRGTGSVTTVASNVFVPEERVLPMIPVMQDGRHRSQLNAASKLWNVPFLPWACAVTSSTAYGLARAAKAAFMERLPTRAITYTDYEHQAHAPITHIRFADAEARIAESGFHVHRVAGRVDTKTGEPWSVHDRVTARLDLGVGVQRAKEAVDILNDSSGASSVLTTSPIQRIARDSQTSSLHAFAHPDTNLELYGRVACGLEPNTQFL from the coding sequence ATGAACAGCAGTGCTGCACCTTCGCGGGAAGAGCTCGTCGGTCGGGCGACGGAACTGGCTCCGTTGCTGGCCAAGGACGCGCTCTGGCAGGAGGAGAACCGCGTCCTGCACGACAACACGATCGAGGCCCTGACCGAGTCGGGGCTGCTGAAACTGACCCTCCCGGCGCGGTACGGCGGATACGAGTGCGACACCACCACGCTGGTGGACGTGCTCTCCGAGATCGCGCTCGGCGACGGCGCCGCGAGCTGGGTCGCCACGGTGTGGAACATCAGCACCTGGTTGACCGGGCTTTTCCCGGACCACGTCCAGGACCAGGTCCTGGGTTCGGGCGACGTCCGGATCTGCGGCACGTTCGCGCCGCACGGGGTCGGCGTGCCGACGGAGGGCGGCATCGTGCTCGACGGCCGGTGGAGCTTCAACACCGGCGCCCGGCAGAGCGACTGGAACGCGCACGCGGCGGTGCGCGTGGCCGACGGTCAGCAGCCGGAGCCGGTGCTGGTCCTGGTGCCCATGTCGGAGCTGGAGGTCGTGGACGACTGGCACTCGTCCGGCCTGCGCGGCACCGGCAGCGTCACCACCGTCGCGAGCAACGTGTTCGTGCCGGAGGAGCGCGTCCTGCCGATGATTCCGGTCATGCAGGACGGGCGGCACCGCTCGCAGCTCAACGCGGCGTCCAAGCTGTGGAACGTCCCGTTCCTCCCGTGGGCGTGCGCGGTGACGAGCTCGACCGCCTACGGCCTGGCGCGCGCGGCGAAGGCCGCGTTCATGGAGCGGCTCCCCACCAGGGCCATCACGTACACCGACTACGAGCACCAGGCGCACGCCCCGATCACCCACATCCGGTTCGCCGACGCCGAGGCGCGGATCGCCGAGTCCGGCTTCCACGTGCACCGCGTGGCGGGGCGGGTCGACACCAAGACCGGTGAGCCGTGGTCGGTGCACGACCGCGTCACCGCGCGCCTGGACCTGGGCGTCGGCGTGCAGCGGGCGAAGGAGGCCGTCGACATCCTCAACGACTCCAGCGGCGCGTCGTCGGTCCTGACGACCAGCCCGATCCAGCGCATCGCCCGGGACAGCCAGACGTCCAGCCTGCACGCGTTCGCGCACCCGGACACCAACCTGGAGCTCTACGGGCGGGTCGCCTGCGGCCTGGAGCCGAACACGCAGTTCCTCTGA